A stretch of DNA from Deltaproteobacteria bacterium:
AATGAAGATGGAAGCACTGGTGGTAAACGCCGGGGGCGAAGTTTTTTTTGAAAAAATTGGGAGAGCTGACAAGCTTTCCCAAGTTGAAAACGCCACCAACGGCGCGGTGGCGGTGGGAAGGTCCAATGGAGCGGTATGGGCTATTGGGCCGGGCGAATCCAGGTGGACAAGATTCGACAGAGATGTCGGATCTTGCGAAAAATTATTCCATTTTAACAAACGAACACTCCTGTTCGTTAAAATGGAAAAAAAAGCGAAAAGAGGGAAGGTCTCCCTCTCCCTCTTTTTGTTAAAGAGGTTTGAAAATTTTGCTAGTGCGGAACGCATTGGCATTGGTAAATTTGTAAAAACAAAAACTGGTTGGTGTATACGGAGGAAATAGCCAGCCAGTGTTTTGCCGGAACAGCGCGCTTTTTGTGGCGCTGTTCCGGTATGAGGTTTTTTTTGCGCTTTCTCTTCTACTTTAGCCGTCTCGTAGATGGACGTATAAATCCGAAACCAAAGAGCTGCTGTCGTTGTTTCTTAGGCCATAGTTTAGTTCTAAAGGATCGGTAGAGGCGTAGTTGTAGTAGAAAAATAAATCTATGCCGGGAATTTCTTCTTCGAGAAATGGCCACGCAGTTTCTACGTAAGCTAGTTGATTGTTCGGCCCTTGGGCGCCAGATTCGGTAACCCAGATAGGCTTTGCTAGGCTGTTTAAGAATGGCGCAATGCCGTTCCCATCCACTACGCGCTCAAACTGCTTGCCGTAATAGTGAATGTTCCACGCATCGACAATGCTAGTTGCTCCTAAGGCAGCTAAAGTTTTGTTATAGTTTAATATATCCGGATAGTCTTGATTAATAGAAGACGTTGCGGCATTTAAGACTATGCGCGTAGGATCAGTGGTTCTAACTACGTGTGCACCCAAAGATAAAAGCTCAAAATAGTTTGCGGGTTCAGCAAGCTCGAGCGCAGCGTCAGAATCACTCGTGGTTAAATCCGGCTCGTTCCAAATCTCCCAAGCCAAAACTCCAGGAGTGCCAGCATAACGACTCACTGCTTTGCGAAGAAAACGCTCCACCCAGGTTTTTCTCGGATTCCCCTCGATCCAGTTGCTCGAATTGCTCATCCAGCTAGGCGTATGCGCCAGCACGACTACAACGCTAACGCCGGGCGGAATTGATTCGATGATATCGTCAAAAAAAGAGAAATTTGGACTGTCGCCAGGAGACGGCTGAACATTATTGTCCCAAGCAAACAACACTCTTATAAAATTAATTCCCAAAGTATTTTTAATTTCTGCATATTGAGCGTCAATCGAACCAAAGCCAGGTTCATTAAAGAATGCATTTACTCCTAGTTTGTCTCGGTTTATTGGCTTTCGATCTATGTTATCTGTAGCTATGTCAAACGCCTTTTCTACGGACGAATTGCAAGCCGTAAGCGATGTAAGCAAAAACAGAACTAACAGTAAGGTTCGTAAAATCATAAAGCAATTTTCCCGAGAAAGGTTTTTTATAGGAGTATCTGAGACACTTTCCTCAATTGTTCTTAGATATTAAGCGAGAAGAGTTGCTTTGAGCAAGTAAAGATCGAATGCTAGCATCAAAACCCTCAAATATATTTGCATGTTCAAGCGCCAATGATAAGTGCTTAATCATAGATATGTCTTCCATTGGCATAGAACGACCAGTCTCCAAGTCTTCTTCAGTTATTAAAATGTCTAACTGTTCCAAAGAATTGGCGGTTAAAAAGAAATGCTGCTCGGCAACTGGTGCATTGCTAAAGAGGGACGAAATGCGGCGCTTGCTTCTAAATAATTCAAAGCCAAACCGAAAAGTTTCAATGCGCATGGGAATTATTTGAGGCAATAATTGCAATGACAGTTCAGGCATTAGTTGTTTTAACGCGCCACTTGACTCCTGAACTAACTCATAGACTATGTGTCTATCGCCTTCGAATCTGGCAAATTTGGTGCTTAACTTAAACTCAAACGGCAGCGCGGGTAGGTTTTCGCAATCTCGCGGTTGTTCTCTCTCGCCCTTGTTCCCAGATGAGTTCGCTTTAGGCCAATCTGAAAGGGATGTTGGCAAATGAAAGATCACGCCACTAACAAAACATAACTCCTCTTTAGCAATGTCGTTGGTAAAGTGAAAGTGCCTTTTTTCGCCAAGCGACAGCGGAAAAGTTTCAGGTGGCCTGCCTCTGAAGTTCACCACTTCGCCTGCGCCCCTCTCGCCAGTATCTCGAAATGGAATTATTTCTATAAGCGATTTGAGCAATGTGCCAAAAAAAGGAAAATCGCAACCAACTTCCTTCGCGCTAGAACGCTTGAAAAATTTGGCCTCAATAGAAACATCTCTTGCGGCCTGTAAAAAACGCCTGCGCCGTTCTACGCAAAGATGAAGCTCAAACATTGCCTAGCTTGGACGTTTCTGCTCAATTTTATCTTTGCCCGGGCTCGTCATTGAGCAGATACGAATATTCTGGATTTAACCAAATGCTTGCATCTGCGCGCAAAGTGCTAATTAATCCCTCATAAAGCCTATTCATGGCAGCGGCCTTTTCGTTCGCAATAATGGTGCTCCTTTCTTTGTCCAAATCTTCAGCAGCAATCGGCAATCTCTCCGCGAATTCAATAATGTGATAAGCATCGTTCTTTCTAAGAGGCTTGTTGTGTATGGGTTTAGTTGCAGTTAGACGAAACGCCATTTCGTGTATTGGGCCGTGGGCGAAAACATCCTTTGGTTGCTCGATGCGGCTAAAAGCTTCAGATTCGCTTAGTTTTAAATTGTGTCTACTAGCAATCTCGCCTAGCGTTTTAACGGCGACAACAGGAGCAGGCTCTGATTCGGTTTCGCCCTCCTTTGCGTCCTTAGACTGCGGTTCCTTGTCATCTAAGCCTCTAAGTTCGCCGATTAAATCGCCGGCAAATTTTTCGGCAAGCTCAAGCGATTTATGCGTCATGAAATCCTTAACAACTCTCTCCTTAACTTCCTCTAACTTAGGTATGTAAGACTGCTTGATCTCTTCTACCTTAACGAAATAAGCGGTGTTATCGATTCTCACCATGGACTCTTCTTTGTCCTCTAGCTTTATAACTTCCTGCATCAAGCCTGCGGGAAGTGACGTTTGCGTTGAATCAGATCCTACAAATCCACCGGGCGAATTGACCTCCAGATTCTTGCTCTTCGCAAATGCTTCTAAAGTCGTTTCGTTTTCCTTCGACTTATCAGCAGATGTCCATTCGGAGTGAAACTCGTCTGCGGCGATTTCTGCGTATGTTGGTGCCTCAGCCTGACGCAAAGCGCTAATGATAATATCCCTAACCTGCTCTAGAGTCTTTTCGGTTCGTGGCTTTTCACCTTCGAGGTAGATAATTACGAGGCCGTCGGGAGTTTCGATTACATCGCTGTATGTGCCTGCTGTAAGCTTTAGCGCGGCTTCGCGAATTGATGCCTGGAGATCGTCGAGTTCTTGCCAACCCAAATCGCTACCCTTACCGCTGTTCTCGTCGCCATTGGTTAATTCACTCGCTACGGCGCTAAAACTTTCACCTTTCTTTAGTCTCTCGATAATCGCCGCCGCTCTTTTCTTAGCATCCGCCTTGACGTCTTCCGGATTCTCACTCATTTGAGCCTCGTTCATATCGGGCTTTGAACCCGCATTCATTAGCTCCATGAGATTAGTTTTTGCCCTAATAGGTATAACAATTTGTTTTAGGTGAACTTTTCGCGGCTCAAAAAACTCCGTGCTATGCTCTTTGTAATACTCGCTAATGTCTTCCTCTGTAACTTCGACCT
This window harbors:
- a CDS encoding cellulase family glycosylhydrolase; the protein is MILRTLLLVLFLLTSLTACNSSVEKAFDIATDNIDRKPINRDKLGVNAFFNEPGFGSIDAQYAEIKNTLGINFIRVLFAWDNNVQPSPGDSPNFSFFDDIIESIPPGVSVVVVLAHTPSWMSNSSNWIEGNPRKTWVERFLRKAVSRYAGTPGVLAWEIWNEPDLTTSDSDAALELAEPANYFELLSLGAHVVRTTDPTRIVLNAATSSINQDYPDILNYNKTLAALGATSIVDAWNIHYYGKQFERVVDGNGIAPFLNSLAKPIWVTESGAQGPNNQLAYVETAWPFLEEEIPGIDLFFYYNYASTDPLELNYGLRNNDSSSLVSDLYVHLRDG
- a CDS encoding SurA N-terminal domain-containing protein, whose amino-acid sequence is MLQFIRKNKNKLVGWVAVGVCASLMLGFGLGSFFDSPVSAAIAKVNDKEISYGEFSKESQNLSARFRQQFGDNYELIKNQLRLPQLAIDSLTTRLLIDDFTKELGLSVSLMQIENKIRSLPIFGGKFNKETYRLYLKTLGINGSQLEDMVKKDLLEEQLKSILNDLSVLTDDEIRAVYMRNNAKTKFRYIAVESKDFESQVDTNDVKALEDYLEKNSEGYRKPEQFKFSYISFPPEAYLNEVEVTEEDISEYYKEHSTEFFEPRKVHLKQIVIPIRAKTNLMELMNAGSKPDMNEAQMSENPEDVKADAKKRAAAIIERLKKGESFSAVASELTNGDENSGKGSDLGWQELDDLQASIREAALKLTAGTYSDVIETPDGLVIIYLEGEKPRTEKTLEQVRDIIISALRQAEAPTYAEIAADEFHSEWTSADKSKENETTLEAFAKSKNLEVNSPGGFVGSDSTQTSLPAGLMQEVIKLEDKEESMVRIDNTAYFVKVEEIKQSYIPKLEEVKERVVKDFMTHKSLELAEKFAGDLIGELRGLDDKEPQSKDAKEGETESEPAPVVAVKTLGEIASRHNLKLSESEAFSRIEQPKDVFAHGPIHEMAFRLTATKPIHNKPLRKNDAYHIIEFAERLPIAAEDLDKERSTIIANEKAAAMNRLYEGLISTLRADASIWLNPEYSYLLNDEPGQR